The sequence CCAGGCGTCGTAGCTATCGTGCGAATGGAGCGCGGTGGGACGGAGCAGAGGCGGCAGGGCGTCGCGCGCGTCGAGGCCGACGTACTCGCCGTCGGCCGGGAACCCGTCCGGCGCGTCGACCATCGCGAGCGTGCGGCCAGCGTCGAAGAGCTGCGCCGCGGCCGTCGGGCAATAGTGCGACAGCGTCACGAACGTGGCGCGATCGTCGCGCAGGGTGACCCTGGGAAACTGGCGGCACGCGAGCGGCAGGGCGGCGTGGCCCGCTTCACGCTCGATCGCGCACGAGCCGGCAGCGGCCGGGTCGTAGAACCTGCAGTGTCCGTTCTGCCGCCGCGCGAGCAAGGGCACGCTCTCGCCGTCTGGCGCGGCACCCGCGCGCAACCCCTGTGTCCGGAGATTGCCCAGCGCCGGCGTCGTGCGGACTGCCGCGACGGTCTGCGGTTCGGCCACGATGTCCCAGCCGGCCGTGCAACAGGCGCCGCTGTGGCGACAGCGATAGCCGGCGTGGACGTCGAGGACGCGGACGGAAGAGGGGCCGATCATGCCCGTCATGGTAGCCCGCGCGCAGGTCGACGGCCGTTGCGCGCGAGCGGCACATCGAGCGCGCCGAGCCCCACGCCGAACGGTGCGGAGCACGCGTCGGCTCGGGCCGTCGACCGGTGGGGGTGAGGAGGCGAGCGTGGTGCCGGAGGAGGGGATCGAACCCACACGGCCAGTGAAGGCCACCGGATTTTGAGTCCGGCGCGTCTGCCAGTTCCGCCACTCCGGCAGGAGGGCAATCGTCGAAGTATAGCCCAGCGTCGAGGAGGCGTGCCACGCGAGGGGCGTTGCGAGGTCGACCGCAGCGCCAGCACTCGCAGAGACGGCCCGCCCACGCGGTCGGCGCGGGCGGGCCGGTTGCGGATCAGCCCTTCACGTCGGCGAGGCTCGCGCCGAAGTTGATGTGGTACGGCCGGCCGCCGAGGACGAGCGCCGGGACGGAGACGACGCCGGCGCGTTCGGCTTCGGCGATGCGGTCCTTCGATGCGCCGAGGTGCACGACCTCGACCTCGAAGCGCGACGGGTCGAGCGCGACGGCGAGCTGCTGCTCGGCATCGATGCACACCGGGCACCCGGCGTGATAGAAGACGGCTTTCTGTGCCATGATGCGTTGCTCCTTTCTCCTCGCGGGAGATGGGGGTTCGGGCGGTGCCGCCAGTGGCCGCTGGTGGCCCGCCCCCTTGGCCCGGCCCCCACCACGGGGGCCGACCTCGTCAGCGCGCGGTCCCCGCCGATGTCGGCGGGGTGTCCGGCCGCGCGAAGCGCTGCCACACGACCTCGGCCGCCGCCGGGTCGAGCGGCTCGTGATCGCCGCAGTCGATGCGCAGGGCGCGATCGCCGAACGGCGAGTCCACGAAATCACAATGGTGCGGCGCCGCCGGCTCGCGATGCACGTTGGGCCGGAAGTACCTGCACGACACGCACATCCGCTGCACGGGGATGTCGCCGGCCTCCTGCAGCGCACGGATCATCTTCACCAGGCTCCGAAGCAGCACCCCTTGTTCGGTCTCGTCGAGTGTGGCGACCGCCTTCCGCAGGAATTCCGGCCACTCAGCGAGCCGCTTCGAGAGCGCCAGCCCCTTCCGGGTGGCACGGAGACGGACGGCCCTGGCATCGTCGGGGTCGGCCAGGCGGGCGACCAGCCCCTTCTCGACGAGCGCGGCCACCGTGTCGCTGGTTGTCGCCGCCGAGACGCCCAGGGCCTCTGCGACGGCCGTGAGTCGGAGGCCCGCACGGTGCGCGTCGAGCAGGTCGACGACGGCGGCCTGCGTGGGCGTGACCCCCGTCCGATTCGAGGCCTGCCACGAGCGGCTTCGCAGCGCGAGGCCGATCTTCGCGAGGCCCGTCGTCACGAGCGCGGCCGTGGATGGCGCGAGGCCTGGCGAGGATGCGGGACTCATGGGCGGCAGCTCAAGTAATTAGGACGCCTAAATGATTACACCGCGTCCCCGTCTCGTGTCAAGGCCGACAGGCACCGGCCCGACGGCCGGCGTCGGACGCCTGGC comes from Acidobacteriota bacterium and encodes:
- a CDS encoding thioredoxin family protein — protein: MAQKAVFYHAGCPVCIDAEQQLAVALDPSRFEVEVVHLGASKDRIAEAERAGVVSVPALVLGGRPYHINFGASLADVKG
- a CDS encoding MarR family winged helix-turn-helix transcriptional regulator — encoded protein: MSPASSPGLAPSTAALVTTGLAKIGLALRSRSWQASNRTGVTPTQAAVVDLLDAHRAGLRLTAVAEALGVSAATTSDTVAALVEKGLVARLADPDDARAVRLRATRKGLALSKRLAEWPEFLRKAVATLDETEQGVLLRSLVKMIRALQEAGDIPVQRMCVSCRYFRPNVHREPAAPHHCDFVDSPFGDRALRIDCGDHEPLDPAAAEVVWQRFARPDTPPTSAGTAR